The stretch of DNA CCTTGTACTTCGTCTTCATGTCCGCGCCGGTCTCGCGCATCGTCTTGATGACCGAATCGAGCGACACGTAGTGCGCGCCGTCGCCGCGCAGCGCCATGCGCGCCGCGTTGACGGCCTTCACCGACGCCATCGCGTTGCGCTCGATGCACGGGATCTGCACCATCCCGCCGACCGGGTCGCAGGTGAGGCCGAGGTTGTGCTCCATGCCGATCTCGGCCGCGTTTTCGACCTGCTGCGGCGTGCCGCCCATCACGGCGGCGAGCGCGCCGGCCGCCATCGAGCACGCGACGCCGACCTCGCCCTGGCAGCCGACCTCCGCGCCGGAGATCGACGCGTTCAGCTTGTACAGGATGCCGATCGCGGCGGCGGTCAGCAGGAAGTCGATCACGCCCTGTTCGTTCGCGCCGGGCGTGAAGCGCGTGTAGTAGTGCAGCACGGCGGGCACGATGCCGGCCGCGCCGTTCGTCGGCGCGGTGACGACCCGGCCGCCGGCCGCGTTTTCCTCGTTGACCGCGATCGCGTACAGGTTGATCCAGTCGATCATCGACAGCGGGTCCTGCAACGCGCGCTCCGGGTTGCCGGTCAGCGCGCGATACAGCTGCGGCGCGCGGCGCTTCACGTTGAACGGGCCGGGCAGCGTGCCGTCGGCGGACGGGTTGCCGATCCCGCAGCCGCGCGCGACGCACGACTGCATCACGTCCCAGATCCGCAGCAGGCCCGAGCGGATCGCATCGTCGTCGCGCCATACGCGTTCGTTGTCGAGCATCAGCTGCGCGATCGACTTGCCGGTCGCCGCGCACGTCGCGAGCAGTTCCGCGCCGGTGCTGAACGGATGCGGCAACTGTTCCACCGCCGCGAGCACCTTCGTGTTCGGCGCGCCGGCGGTCACGACGAACCCGCCGCCGACCGACAGATACGTCGATTCGCGCAGCGTCGCGCTGTTGCTGTCGAGCGCGCGCAGCTTCATCCCGTTCGGATGCTCGGGCAGCGCCTGCCGATAGAACGCGATGTGCTCCTTCGGCACGAACGGCACCGGATGGCGGCCGAGCAGCGCGAGCGTGCGCGTCGTGCGGATCGCGTCGAGCCGTTCAGCGATCGTGTCCGGGTTCACGGTGTCCGGCGCGTCGCCGAGCAGGCCGAGCATCACGCCGCGATCCGTGCCGTGACCCTTGCCGGTCGCGCCGAGCGAGCCGTACAGCTCGACCTTCACCGCTGTCGTCGAAGCGAGCAGGCCGTCGCGTTCGAGTCCTTCCGCGAACATCAGCGCCGCGCGCATCGGTCCGACCGTGTGCGAACTCGACGGCCCGATGCCGATCTTGAAAAGGTCGAAGACGCTGACTGCCATGAGAAGCTTGCTCCTGAGGGAACGGGGGGAACGGATCAGCGCGCCGGCAGCGGCAGGCACACCGCGAGCCATGCGGGCGGCGTCGGGGCGAGCTTCAGCGCGACGGGCATATAACGGCCGTCGAGGCGCGCGGCGAGGTGGAACAGTTCGGCGGCGTTCTTCGGGTCCCATGCGCCGGTGTAGCCGGGCAGGCCCGCTTCGCGCCGCCGCACGTCGAACGGCTCGGTCGAGCGCACGAATTCGTCGTGCGTCTTCTGGCCGAGCGCATAAGGCGTGAGCCAGTCGAGCGCGCGCGCGAGCGTCGCGCCGTTGCGCGCGCGTTCGTTCAGCCAGTTGCGGTTGTGGCGGCGCGCGGCGAGCGCGGCCGTCACGAGCGGCTGAAGGTCGTACGTCACGTAGTGCAGCGCGTCGCGTTCGGTGAAGTCGAGCGTCGAGCCGTCCGGCGCGATGTTGTCGCCGATGTGCTCGACGAACAGGCGCTGCGCGGTCGCGATCATCCGCCGGTTGTCGAGCGTGAACGCGGCCATCGCGATCAGCTTGATCCGGTGGCTCTGCCAGTTGTTCGCGAACGTGCCGGTGAGCGGGCGCGGCTGCCCGTCGATCGCCGCGATGTAGCCGTTCGCGAGCTTGTTGATGAACGTCATCGCCGCGTTGCGCGTCTTCACCGGCAGCGCGCTGGCGGTCATGTCGTACGCGAGGATCAGCCCTTCGAAACGCGTTTCGTCGATCGGATTGAAGCTCGGCTGATAGGTGGTGACCCACGCGTACAGGAACCGGTCGACGAGCCGCAGGTAACGGTCGTCGCTCGTCGCGCGCCAGGCGAGCGCCGCGTTGCGCATCAGGTCGAGGTCTTTCTGCGCATCCACGCTCTGGTCGTAGATGCCTTCGTGCGGCAGCGTGCCTTCGGTGTGCAGCCGCGCGAGCGGACGCGGCGCGTCGTTCAGCCGGGCCTGCACCTCGGCGACCAGCGCCTTCACGCCGGGATCGGCGTTCGTGCGCTCGCTCGATTGCAGCGCGGGCGCCGCGCAGAAGTTCATCGCCGCGTGAGCGGCGGGCAGCGCCGCGAGCCATGCGCCCGCCGCGACCAGCGCCGCCGCGAGCGTCGCGCCGGCGGGGCGCGCGCGGCCGTCCCTCGCGGACGCCGCTTCGATTGTTTCCGTTCGCACCATCCGCACCATGCGGGACTCCTTGGTCAGGGCTGACAGGTGTGTGATGGTAACGGTTTGCGGCAGCCCGCGTGAAGCGGATGCCTGCCGCACGGCCGGGTGCGGCAGGACTCAGTGCCGGGACTCAGTGTGACTCGTACTCGGACACCGGCACGCACGAACAGAACAGGTTCCGGTCGCCGTACACGTTGTCCGCGCGGCCGACGGGGGGCCAGTACTTGCGCGCGACGAGCGACGGCAGCGGATACGCGGCCGCCTCGCGCGAGTACGCATGCTTCCAGTCGTTTGCGACGACCACGGCCGCGGTGTGCGGCGCGTGCTTCAGCGGGTTGTCGTCGCGGTCGGCGCGGCCTTCCTCGACCGCGCGGATCTCGTCGCGGATCGCGATCATCGCGTCGATGAAGCGGTCGAGTTCTTCCTTCGGCTCCGACTCGGTCGGCTCGACCATCAGCGTGCCCGGCACCGGGAAGCTCATCGTCGGCGCGTGGAAGCCGAAGTCGATCAGGCGCTTCGCGACGTCGTCGACGGTGATGCCGCTCGCGTCCTTCAGCGGACGCAGATCGAGAATGCACTCGTGCGCGACGAGGCCGCCGGGGCCGCTGTACAGCACC from Paraburkholderia caballeronis encodes:
- a CDS encoding L-serine ammonia-lyase; the encoded protein is MAVSVFDLFKIGIGPSSSHTVGPMRAALMFAEGLERDGLLASTTAVKVELYGSLGATGKGHGTDRGVMLGLLGDAPDTVNPDTIAERLDAIRTTRTLALLGRHPVPFVPKEHIAFYRQALPEHPNGMKLRALDSNSATLRESTYLSVGGGFVVTAGAPNTKVLAAVEQLPHPFSTGAELLATCAATGKSIAQLMLDNERVWRDDDAIRSGLLRIWDVMQSCVARGCGIGNPSADGTLPGPFNVKRRAPQLYRALTGNPERALQDPLSMIDWINLYAIAVNEENAAGGRVVTAPTNGAAGIVPAVLHYYTRFTPGANEQGVIDFLLTAAAIGILYKLNASISGAEVGCQGEVGVACSMAAGALAAVMGGTPQQVENAAEIGMEHNLGLTCDPVGGMVQIPCIERNAMASVKAVNAARMALRGDGAHYVSLDSVIKTMRETGADMKTKYKETSRGGLAVNIVEC
- a CDS encoding alginate lyase family protein translates to MVRMVRTETIEAASARDGRARPAGATLAAALVAAGAWLAALPAAHAAMNFCAAPALQSSERTNADPGVKALVAEVQARLNDAPRPLARLHTEGTLPHEGIYDQSVDAQKDLDLMRNAALAWRATSDDRYLRLVDRFLYAWVTTYQPSFNPIDETRFEGLILAYDMTASALPVKTRNAAMTFINKLANGYIAAIDGQPRPLTGTFANNWQSHRIKLIAMAAFTLDNRRMIATAQRLFVEHIGDNIAPDGSTLDFTERDALHYVTYDLQPLVTAALAARRHNRNWLNERARNGATLARALDWLTPYALGQKTHDEFVRSTEPFDVRRREAGLPGYTGAWDPKNAAELFHLAARLDGRYMPVALKLAPTPPAWLAVCLPLPAR